From Streptomyces asiaticus, one genomic window encodes:
- a CDS encoding NAD(P)-dependent oxidoreductase yields the protein MSKQPVTVIGLGPMGQAMVSTFLEQGHAVTVWNRTPAKAEALVAKGAVLASTVSEALAANELIVLSLTDYDAVYAVLEQAPDALSGKVIANLSSDTPERAREAAKWAERHGAVHITGGVQVPPPMIGKPESSTYYSGPKDAFDKYESTLKVLTGADFRGEDPGLAAMYYQAQMTIFWTTMLSFYQMVALGQANGVSAKELLPYATMMTQMMPHFLELYAGHVDSGEYPGDVDRLAMGAASVDHILHTHKDAGISTALPAVVAEIFHKGMDAGFADNSFSSLIEVLKKPSA from the coding sequence ATGAGCAAGCAGCCCGTCACCGTGATCGGACTGGGCCCGATGGGCCAGGCGATGGTGAGCACGTTCCTGGAGCAGGGGCACGCCGTGACGGTGTGGAACCGGACGCCCGCCAAGGCCGAGGCCCTGGTCGCCAAGGGCGCCGTCCTGGCCTCCACCGTGAGCGAGGCCCTCGCCGCCAACGAGCTGATCGTTCTCAGCCTCACCGACTACGACGCGGTCTACGCCGTCCTTGAGCAGGCGCCGGACGCCCTGTCCGGGAAGGTCATCGCCAACCTGAGCTCGGACACCCCCGAGCGGGCCCGCGAGGCCGCCAAGTGGGCGGAGCGGCACGGGGCGGTGCACATCACCGGCGGTGTGCAGGTTCCCCCGCCCATGATCGGCAAGCCGGAGTCCTCCACCTACTACAGCGGCCCGAAGGACGCCTTCGACAAGTACGAGAGCACCCTGAAGGTCCTGACCGGCGCCGACTTCCGCGGTGAGGACCCGGGTCTGGCCGCGATGTACTACCAGGCCCAGATGACCATCTTCTGGACCACGATGCTCAGCTTCTACCAGATGGTGGCGCTGGGGCAGGCCAACGGAGTCTCCGCCAAGGAACTGCTGCCGTACGCGACGATGATGACGCAGATGATGCCGCACTTCCTCGAGCTGTACGCGGGCCACGTCGACTCGGGCGAGTACCCCGGTGACGTGGACCGGCTGGCGATGGGCGCCGCCAGCGTCGACCACATCCTCCACACCCACAAGGACGCGGGCATCAGCACCGCCCTGCCCGCCGTCGTCGCGGAGATCTTCCACAAGGGCATGGACGCCGGCTTCGCCGACAACAGCTTCTCCAGCCTGATCGAGGTGCTGAAGAAGCCCAGCGCCTGA
- a CDS encoding acyl-CoA dehydrogenase family protein has product MADSTNAYLEVLEALEGIAPALQSNAAEAERARWIPEENIELLAKTGLFRVAVPERFGGLDLPVAEQAALLSEIARSCGSTSWVSMVWLSSAWIASLYQDRAQEEVFANGSVRISGGFTPSGTLVPTEGGYILNGTWRFNTGVRGADWNICAAMVERPDGTHEELFALVPIDDVRVGDDWDVFGVAGTGSATSTVTDAFVPEHRVVDVSVYDASTRGRWNADINGRNYNLTSYILATCAPVYIGLAKSALELFLGRLPGKGITYTNWAEQREHPYTQVQVAVAANKIAACEALEQRWLRTIQEREDAGVKLTVEEKAEIRGQVGYVVQTTKEAVETLYNISSASTILRSVPFQRVYRDITALSLHGLLTPVSSLEAHGRVLVGLEPGTDYI; this is encoded by the coding sequence GTGGCCGACTCCACGAACGCCTACCTCGAAGTGCTCGAAGCGCTCGAAGGCATCGCCCCGGCCCTGCAGAGCAACGCGGCCGAGGCGGAAAGGGCGCGCTGGATCCCGGAGGAGAACATCGAACTGCTGGCGAAGACGGGGCTGTTCCGCGTCGCGGTTCCGGAGCGGTTCGGTGGCCTGGACCTCCCCGTGGCCGAACAGGCCGCGCTCCTGTCGGAGATCGCCCGCAGCTGTGGGTCGACCAGCTGGGTGTCCATGGTGTGGCTGTCCAGCGCCTGGATCGCGAGCCTCTATCAGGACCGGGCCCAGGAGGAGGTGTTCGCGAACGGCTCCGTGCGGATCTCCGGCGGATTCACCCCGTCCGGAACCCTCGTCCCCACCGAGGGCGGCTACATCCTGAACGGGACATGGCGATTCAACACCGGGGTGCGCGGCGCGGACTGGAACATCTGCGCGGCGATGGTCGAACGGCCCGACGGCACCCATGAGGAGCTCTTCGCGCTGGTGCCGATCGACGACGTGCGGGTGGGTGACGACTGGGACGTCTTCGGTGTCGCCGGCACCGGCAGCGCGACCTCCACGGTCACCGATGCCTTCGTGCCCGAGCACCGCGTCGTGGACGTATCGGTGTACGACGCGTCCACCCGCGGCCGGTGGAACGCCGACATCAACGGCCGTAACTACAACCTGACCAGCTACATCCTCGCGACCTGCGCCCCCGTCTACATCGGCCTGGCCAAGAGCGCCCTGGAACTCTTCCTGGGCCGCCTCCCCGGCAAGGGCATCACCTACACCAACTGGGCCGAGCAGCGGGAGCACCCGTACACCCAGGTGCAGGTGGCCGTCGCAGCCAACAAGATCGCCGCGTGTGAGGCGCTGGAGCAGCGGTGGCTGCGGACCATCCAGGAGCGTGAGGACGCCGGGGTGAAGCTGACGGTCGAGGAGAAGGCCGAGATCCGCGGTCAGGTCGGCTATGTGGTGCAGACCACGAAGGAGGCCGTGGAGACCCTGTACAACATCAGCTCCGCGTCGACCATTCTGCGCAGCGTTCCCTTCCAGCGCGTCTACCGCGACATCACGGCCCTCTCCCTGCACGGGCTGCTGACACCGGTCAGCTCGCTGGAGGCACATGGGCGCGTTCTCGTCGGTCTGGAGCCCGGAACGGACTACATCTGA
- a CDS encoding flavin monoamine oxidase family protein: MSHHSHTPAEPTRRPLSRRGLIKAVGATAVGASISTMASGRASAAGATAADAIVIGAGYAGGTVARELAARGLKPVVLEARDRVGGRIFTATFGGEQVELGGAWLGPQQELVHAELKRYGIGTYLDTVAEQVVLPGPSGLRTVSPEQAATVVEPLWNSFYEGSEKYFERPHDPLYRKDLLASVDPLSLQDRLGKLSLAPEELATLSGETSVYSGGKSTLGSLTGMAQWIQLSGGSYGTYTTTMTLRPVGGMGALLTAMLNESKADVRLSTPVTKITEAKGVVTVETSNGQTFTSPVVVVATPTNTWRSITFSPGLPTAHAQAASQGIGVPLATKVWIQLRGQVPAVQGQAAEGSALPMLIPQQQTSKGRIMVGFAGPSLDVSNRTKVLEAVRAYIPGAELLDYRVMEWGKTPYINGGWGLRKPNQLLTLFPAIEQPHGRILFAGADIARGWHGAFIEGAIESGLRAAEQAAGLI, translated from the coding sequence ATGTCTCATCACAGTCACACCCCCGCGGAGCCCACCCGCCGTCCGCTCAGCAGGCGCGGACTGATCAAGGCAGTTGGTGCCACCGCCGTCGGAGCGTCCATCAGCACGATGGCGTCCGGCCGGGCGAGTGCGGCGGGGGCCACGGCGGCGGACGCCATCGTCATCGGGGCGGGCTACGCCGGCGGTACGGTGGCCCGCGAGTTGGCGGCACGCGGGCTGAAACCCGTGGTGCTGGAGGCCCGCGACCGCGTCGGCGGCCGAATATTCACCGCCACGTTCGGCGGGGAGCAGGTGGAGCTGGGCGGCGCCTGGCTGGGCCCGCAGCAGGAACTCGTCCACGCCGAGCTGAAGCGGTACGGCATCGGGACGTATCTCGACACGGTGGCCGAGCAGGTGGTGCTGCCCGGGCCCAGCGGTCTGCGGACCGTGTCACCGGAGCAGGCCGCGACCGTGGTCGAGCCGCTGTGGAACAGCTTCTACGAGGGGTCGGAGAAGTACTTCGAGCGTCCGCACGACCCGCTGTACCGCAAGGATCTACTCGCCTCGGTCGACCCGCTCTCCCTACAGGACCGCCTCGGCAAGTTATCGCTGGCACCCGAGGAGCTGGCGACCCTGAGCGGGGAGACCTCGGTCTACTCGGGCGGAAAGAGCACCCTCGGCTCACTGACCGGGATGGCGCAGTGGATCCAGCTCTCCGGCGGGTCCTACGGCACCTACACCACCACCATGACCCTGCGGCCGGTCGGTGGGATGGGCGCGCTGCTGACCGCGATGCTGAACGAGTCCAAGGCGGACGTCCGGCTCAGCACACCGGTCACCAAGATCACCGAAGCCAAGGGGGTGGTGACGGTCGAGACCTCGAACGGGCAGACGTTCACCTCCCCGGTGGTGGTCGTCGCCACCCCCACGAACACGTGGCGGTCCATCACCTTCAGCCCCGGACTGCCCACCGCCCACGCCCAGGCGGCCTCCCAGGGGATCGGGGTGCCACTCGCCACCAAGGTGTGGATACAGCTCCGCGGCCAGGTGCCGGCCGTTCAGGGGCAGGCGGCCGAGGGTTCGGCGCTCCCCATGCTGATCCCGCAGCAGCAGACGTCCAAGGGCCGGATCATGGTCGGCTTCGCGGGGCCGTCCCTGGACGTGAGCAATCGGACGAAGGTGCTCGAGGCGGTGCGCGCCTACATCCCCGGCGCCGAGCTCCTCGACTACCGCGTGATGGAGTGGGGCAAAACCCCATACATCAACGGTGGCTGGGGTCTGCGCAAGCCCAATCAGCTCCTCACGCTGTTCCCGGCCATCGAGCAGCCGCACGGCCGCATTCTCTTCGCGGGGGCGGACATCGCCCGCGGCTGGCACGGCGCGTTCATCGAAGGGGCCATCGAGTCCGGTCTCCGCGCGGCCGAGCAGGCGGCCGGTCTCATCTGA